The Nitrososphaerota archaeon genome includes a window with the following:
- a CDS encoding serine protein kinase RIO produces the protein MWSSEGDFPEEVRARILEYEKKSRYLRKRSEDYEVVEDVFDKSTKMALYKLINKGVLHILLGVVKTGKESRVYWGKKADGTDVAVKIYLTVASEFRRRLPYIEGDPRFAEVGRGIHDIVEVWAKKEYRNLTEAYEAGVKVPEPFGLNRNVLVMRFIGENGTPAPTLREVEEVTQKDYRLCIEQIRLLYQRAELVHADLSEYNIFKWKGEVILFDFGSAVSIDHPNADEFLLRDLENLNRFFAKNGVKILQTKTLLKKVKGE, from the coding sequence ATGTGGAGTAGCGAGGGAGATTTTCCAGAGGAGGTAAGGGCAAGGATATTAGAGTATGAGAAGAAGAGCAGATACCTTAGAAAGCGCTCAGAAGACTACGAGGTAGTAGAAGATGTCTTTGATAAAAGCACCAAGATGGCGCTCTACAAGCTTATCAACAAGGGTGTGCTCCACATACTCTTAGGCGTAGTCAAGACTGGCAAAGAGTCAAGAGTCTATTGGGGTAAGAAGGCTGACGGCACAGACGTTGCTGTGAAGATCTATCTGACCGTAGCTTCGGAGTTTAGAAGACGCTTACCATACATAGAAGGTGACCCTAGGTTTGCCGAGGTAGGTAGAGGTATACACGACATAGTCGAGGTCTGGGCTAAAAAAGAATACCGTAACTTAACCGAAGCTTATGAAGCAGGAGTTAAGGTTCCTGAACCTTTTGGTTTGAACCGTAACGTACTTGTCATGCGGTTCATAGGTGAGAACGGCACACCAGCCCCAACCCTAAGAGAGGTGGAAGAAGTAACACAGAAAGATTACCGCCTTTGTATAGAGCAGATACGTCTACTTTATCAGAGGGCGGAGTTGGTGCACGCAGATCTCTCCGAATACAACATCTTCAAATGGAAGGGTGAAGTCATCTTATTTGACTTCGGCTCTGCGGTAAGCATAGACCACCCTAATGCAGATGAATTTCTTCTGCGTGACTTAGAGAATCTCAATCGCTTCTTCGCCAAAAACGGTGTGAAGATTCTGCAAACGAAAACTTTACTTAAAAAAGTGAAGGGCGAATGA
- a CDS encoding RNA-binding protein → MSFEQTLRIPLDRVGVLLGKQGLTKAEIEKTCNVSLDVDSKTGEVTVKLKGSVEEAEPFKAVSIINAISRGFSPQRAFKLLSDKYILETIDLREYVGRSKDALTRIKGRIIGLRGKARRVIEELTGTEISVYGHTVAIIGEPDGVRLASEAVKMLASGSQHSTVYRMLQRARQQAKFERLKLWEEE, encoded by the coding sequence ATGAGCTTTGAACAGACGCTAAGGATACCTTTGGATCGTGTAGGTGTACTGTTAGGTAAGCAAGGCTTGACGAAAGCAGAAATAGAGAAGACTTGCAATGTATCTCTCGACGTAGACAGCAAAACTGGGGAGGTTACTGTGAAGCTGAAGGGTTCGGTTGAGGAGGCTGAGCCGTTTAAAGCTGTATCTATAATTAATGCGATAAGCCGAGGATTTTCGCCCCAAAGAGCGTTTAAGCTCCTTAGCGATAAATACATACTTGAAACTATAGATCTTCGTGAATACGTAGGCAGATCTAAAGACGCTTTAACCAGAATAAAAGGTAGAATAATCGGGTTACGTGGCAAAGCAAGGAGAGTAATAGAAGAGCTTACAGGGACTGAGATCTCTGTTTATGGGCATACTGTAGCCATAATAGGTGAGCCAGATGGGGTTAGGCTCGCATCAGAAGCTGTAAAGATGCTCGCATCAGGAAGCCAACATAGCACAGTATATAGGATGCTGCAGAGAGCCAGGCAGCAAGCAAAGTTTGAGCGCCTAAAACTATGGGAGGAGGAGTAG
- a CDS encoding rhomboid family intramembrane serine protease, whose product MYDGRPKFTFIFILVILLFFVYQLASDTWINLAFFPAFAFYEPWTFITSIFLHADFLHLFFNLFALFFFGIYLERVIGSGSFAALFILSGIVGNLGYLLTSSDPYIPAIGASGAIYGIIGTLAVIAPSLLVYIYGFIPVPMALAAAIWALIDIAGLSMPTGIAHGAHLGGMIVGLIYGAYLRVRVRRVKVRV is encoded by the coding sequence TTGTATGATGGTAGACCAAAGTTCACCTTCATCTTTATTCTAGTGATACTCTTGTTCTTCGTCTATCAGCTTGCTTCGGATACTTGGATTAACCTGGCCTTCTTTCCAGCCTTCGCCTTCTACGAGCCTTGGACGTTTATAACATCGATCTTCCTCCACGCAGACTTCCTACACCTCTTCTTTAACCTGTTTGCGCTCTTCTTCTTCGGCATCTACCTTGAAAGGGTCATAGGTAGCGGCTCGTTCGCAGCCCTCTTCATTTTATCTGGAATAGTGGGAAACTTAGGATACTTGCTTACTTCATCTGACCCCTACATACCAGCCATCGGAGCGTCAGGCGCAATCTATGGTATAATCGGCACACTAGCAGTAATAGCGCCCTCTTTACTCGTTTACATCTACGGATTCATACCAGTCCCCATGGCGCTAGCAGCAGCAATATGGGCGCTCATAGATATAGCTGGTCTATCTATGCCTACGGGAATAGCGCACGGCGCGCATCTTGGAGGTATGATTGTGGGTTTGATCTACGGTGCCTACCTCAGAGTTAGAGTTAGAAGGGTTAAAGTTCGAGTTTGA
- a CDS encoding FAD-dependent oxidoreductase: MYDVIIVGGASAGLTAAIYAGRQGLKTLLLTKDIGGQALLTDSIQNYPGFVNISGWELMKKFHEQALLYGVKILFEEVKEIREKDGVCFTVKTTVGEYDACALILAFGKTPRDLGVEGEERLKSRGVSYCAICDGPLFKGKDVAVVGSSEPAVEAALLLSNLASKVYLIYKLAKLLAPDELVETLRGKNNVAFLPECEVVKINGVSSVESVSIKEKSGEVRDIRVQGVFVEMGYVAKTDLVKHLVQLNAKNEVVTAKDGSTSHPGIFAAGDVTDTPYKQVVISAAQGAIAALSAYNYIQRLRGKPAIKGDWRSLPEAKKVEIKLEL; the protein is encoded by the coding sequence TTGTACGATGTAATAATAGTCGGCGGCGCCTCCGCCGGGCTTACTGCAGCGATTTACGCTGGAAGACAGGGCTTAAAGACGCTTCTGCTAACAAAGGATATAGGAGGGCAAGCTCTTCTGACTGATTCCATACAAAACTACCCAGGCTTCGTTAATATAAGTGGGTGGGAGTTGATGAAGAAGTTTCATGAGCAGGCGCTGCTTTACGGTGTCAAGATATTATTCGAGGAGGTGAAAGAGATCAGGGAGAAGGATGGCGTATGCTTTACAGTCAAGACCACAGTAGGAGAGTACGACGCCTGCGCCCTGATTTTAGCATTCGGTAAGACACCTAGAGACTTAGGTGTAGAAGGTGAAGAACGGTTGAAATCCAGAGGTGTCTCATACTGCGCTATTTGCGATGGCCCTCTCTTTAAGGGTAAAGATGTGGCAGTGGTAGGCTCCTCTGAACCAGCGGTAGAAGCAGCTCTCTTACTAAGTAATTTAGCATCCAAGGTCTATTTGATCTACAAGCTCGCCAAGCTACTTGCCCCTGACGAGCTCGTTGAAACGCTGCGAGGCAAGAATAATGTCGCTTTTCTGCCAGAATGTGAAGTGGTGAAGATCAACGGGGTTTCTTCTGTTGAATCCGTCTCAATTAAAGAGAAGAGTGGCGAGGTAAGAGATATACGGGTACAGGGTGTGTTTGTGGAGATGGGCTATGTGGCTAAGACAGATTTAGTTAAACATTTGGTCCAACTCAACGCTAAGAATGAAGTAGTAACAGCGAAGGACGGTTCAACGTCACATCCAGGCATATTTGCTGCAGGTGATGTTACCGACACACCATATAAGCAGGTAGTAATCTCAGCAGCCCAAGGTGCGATCGCGGCTCTCTCAGCCTACAACTATATACAGCGGCTCAGAGGCAAGCCAGCCATCAAAGGCGACTGGAGGAGCTTACCAGAAGCTAAAAAAGTGGAAATCAAACTCGAACTTTAA
- a CDS encoding DNA topoisomerase IV subunit A: protein MIYEDIEKENFPEVTLASRSVSNIVYDERLRQYVLGPAKIKRSAHNIKHIRSFTQLIWLASFVNKLVETSKTSTLRDVFYSAQAYGVDFTDQSESDEIITDLEVLLSKAREDFNVYPEERSAIFGDLTIEYTVPGYEGKRLNLASHPDGYLIGPSLSTAEFVDTSAEMVLAVEKGGLFTRFVEENVHKRYKALIVDTAGQPPRSTRYMLRRLNTELKLPVYILADGDVYGEHIAMVIVSGSVGAAHLQDLTVPDAKWIGVWGTDIVKYRLPSDPLTEMDIKRIYELKKDPRYSKGIWLRELDMFLKIKRKSELEAFAKYGLTTIVDKYLPEKLEEAKSL, encoded by the coding sequence ATGATCTATGAGGATATTGAGAAGGAGAACTTTCCTGAAGTCACCTTGGCAAGTAGGTCTGTCAGCAACATAGTTTATGATGAGCGGCTTAGGCAGTATGTGCTCGGTCCGGCGAAGATAAAGAGATCAGCTCACAACATTAAACATATTCGCTCATTTACTCAGCTGATCTGGCTTGCTTCATTCGTAAATAAACTCGTTGAGACGTCAAAGACGTCTACACTTAGAGATGTCTTCTACTCAGCCCAAGCCTATGGTGTGGACTTTACCGATCAGTCTGAGTCTGATGAGATAATAACCGATCTAGAGGTCCTGCTATCGAAGGCTAGAGAGGACTTTAACGTCTACCCGGAAGAACGTTCGGCAATCTTCGGCGATCTGACGATAGAGTATACTGTGCCTGGTTATGAGGGTAAGCGCCTAAACTTAGCTTCACACCCAGACGGTTACCTCATCGGCCCTAGTCTTAGCACAGCTGAGTTCGTGGATACCTCGGCTGAGATGGTTTTAGCTGTTGAAAAAGGCGGGCTATTCACGAGGTTCGTTGAGGAGAACGTGCATAAACGGTATAAGGCGTTGATCGTTGACACAGCTGGTCAACCGCCGAGATCAACACGCTATATGTTGAGGAGGCTGAATACTGAGCTGAAGCTTCCAGTGTATATTCTTGCAGATGGTGATGTGTATGGGGAGCATATTGCTATGGTCATAGTCTCTGGCTCTGTTGGTGCTGCCCATCTACAAGATCTAACGGTTCCTGATGCTAAGTGGATAGGTGTTTGGGGCACAGATATAGTTAAGTACCGTCTACCGAGCGACCCCTTAACTGAAATGGATATTAAGAGGATCTACGAGTTAAAGAAGGACCCAAGGTATTCAAAGGGGATCTGGCTGCGTGAGCTCGACATGTTCCTTAAGATAAAAAGGAAGAGCGAGCTAGAAGCCTTCGCAAAATACGGTTTAACCACGATCGTTGACAAATATCTGCCTGAAAAGCTCGAAGAGGCGAAGAGCCTCTAA
- a CDS encoding lactate utilization protein, protein MEAFQNESIALAIERATASYRKNVTNALTKYPHTVKLAKEVRSIKERSVDRWEDLLKEAMDNIISNNGQAYFAKTAGDAKKIISDLVGREKVVVKSKSLTSEEIGLRQHLESLGNEVWETDLGEFIIQLLDEEPMHILSPAIHVPREEVAKLFSNVMKESIPADIQKEVGAARRFLRNKYINADVGISGANIVSADTGAVFVLENEGNARLVTGLPEKHIVLVGIEKLVPTLADAFKVAEVTWRYAQYVIPSYMSLIGGPSKTGDIEKVITYGAHGPKEYHVVFIDNGRSELAKDPDLKEALYCLRCGGCMYECPVFSLVGGRFGHKYFIGYGAAWELAVSGLEWAAPIAYTCLRCDRCKERCPVEINTAKIVLRIRRLFVDKYRSSK, encoded by the coding sequence ATGGAAGCTTTTCAAAACGAGAGTATTGCGCTGGCTATAGAGCGTGCAACAGCATCTTACCGCAAGAATGTTACAAATGCTCTGACCAAGTACCCGCACACTGTGAAGTTGGCGAAGGAGGTTAGAAGTATCAAGGAGCGATCCGTCGATCGGTGGGAGGATCTGTTAAAGGAGGCGATGGATAACATAATCAGCAATAATGGGCAAGCATACTTTGCTAAAACAGCAGGGGATGCGAAGAAGATCATAAGCGATCTCGTAGGAAGAGAGAAAGTAGTGGTGAAGTCAAAGAGCCTTACATCAGAGGAGATTGGTTTACGTCAGCATCTAGAGTCTTTAGGAAACGAGGTCTGGGAGACGGACTTGGGAGAATTTATAATTCAGTTGCTGGACGAGGAGCCGATGCACATACTAAGCCCAGCTATCCACGTACCGAGAGAGGAAGTGGCGAAGCTCTTCTCTAATGTTATGAAAGAGAGCATCCCAGCAGATATCCAAAAAGAAGTGGGGGCTGCTAGAAGGTTTTTGCGGAATAAATACATAAATGCTGATGTTGGGATAAGTGGTGCAAACATCGTATCCGCTGATACTGGCGCGGTCTTCGTGCTTGAGAATGAGGGTAACGCCCGCCTCGTCACAGGCCTACCTGAAAAGCACATAGTATTGGTCGGGATAGAAAAGCTAGTTCCAACCTTAGCGGATGCTTTTAAAGTTGCTGAAGTTACATGGCGCTACGCACAATACGTCATACCATCTTATATGAGTTTAATAGGTGGTCCAAGCAAGACTGGTGACATAGAAAAGGTGATCACATATGGCGCACACGGACCCAAAGAGTACCACGTGGTTTTCATCGATAACGGGAGGAGTGAGTTAGCAAAAGACCCAGACTTAAAGGAAGCTCTTTACTGCTTGAGGTGCGGCGGCTGCATGTACGAATGCCCCGTCTTCTCACTTGTAGGTGGAAGGTTCGGTCACAAGTATTTTATAGGCTACGGTGCGGCTTGGGAGTTGGCTGTTTCTGGATTAGAATGGGCAGCACCAATAGCTTACACCTGCTTACGTTGCGACAGGTGCAAGGAGAGGTGTCCCGTCGAGATAAATACTGCCAAGATAGTCTTGAGAATAAGAAGATTGTTTGTTGATAAGTATCGCTCTTCTAAATAG
- a CDS encoding CoA transferase → MALPLDNIRILDLSRDLAGPFCSMILADLGAEVIKVEIPERGDEARSWGPPFIGGESAYFLSVNRNKKSVTINLKMEEGREILYKMVEKSDVFLENFRWGVAERLGIHYEKISKINPRIIYCSISGFGHTGPYRDRPAYDIIIQGMSGIMDITGEDSRPPVKVGVSITDLGAGMYAAIAILSAILARERSGKGQWIDISLLDSAVSLLTNVAANYFATGVAPRRMGSAHPNIAPYQCFKAADGKYLTLAVGNDEIWKRFCRALGLEKLIDDPEFTTNPNRVQNREKLVSVLSEIFLTKKRDEWVKFLLERGVPCGPVNTLEEVFRDPQILERNMLVEIKHPKAGKIKQIGIPIKFSQINLDVQSSPPLLGQHTEDVLKNLLNMSSQEINRLKEKGVI, encoded by the coding sequence TTGGCTTTACCATTAGATAACATTCGCATCCTGGATTTATCAAGGGATTTAGCCGGCCCCTTCTGCTCGATGATTCTTGCGGATTTAGGGGCTGAGGTGATTAAAGTGGAGATTCCGGAGAGAGGTGACGAAGCAAGGTCTTGGGGACCTCCATTTATCGGCGGTGAAAGTGCGTACTTCCTCAGCGTAAACCGCAATAAGAAGAGTGTTACGATAAATTTGAAGATGGAGGAAGGTAGAGAAATTTTGTATAAGATGGTTGAGAAATCTGATGTTTTTCTGGAGAATTTCAGATGGGGTGTTGCTGAAAGACTTGGGATTCACTACGAAAAAATCAGTAAGATAAACCCGCGCATAATCTATTGTTCCATATCTGGTTTCGGTCATACCGGGCCATATAGGGATCGCCCAGCTTATGACATAATCATCCAAGGGATGAGTGGGATAATGGACATCACTGGCGAAGATAGCAGACCACCTGTTAAGGTGGGTGTGTCAATAACGGACTTAGGTGCTGGTATGTATGCGGCTATCGCCATACTCTCCGCTATCCTAGCGCGTGAAAGATCTGGAAAAGGGCAGTGGATCGACATATCCCTTCTAGATTCGGCTGTTTCATTGCTGACGAATGTTGCTGCAAACTACTTTGCTACCGGTGTGGCTCCTAGGCGCATGGGGTCAGCCCATCCGAATATCGCTCCCTACCAATGCTTCAAAGCTGCTGATGGGAAATATTTGACATTAGCCGTTGGGAATGATGAGATTTGGAAAAGATTTTGCCGCGCTTTAGGTTTGGAAAAGCTGATCGACGATCCAGAGTTTACAACAAACCCGAATAGGGTTCAAAACAGGGAGAAACTAGTTTCCGTGCTCAGTGAAATCTTTCTAACGAAGAAACGCGATGAGTGGGTTAAGTTTCTTTTAGAAAGGGGGGTACCTTGCGGACCAGTAAATACGTTAGAAGAAGTATTTCGGGATCCACAGATTCTTGAGAGGAACATGTTAGTCGAAATCAAGCATCCTAAGGCGGGTAAGATCAAGCAGATTGGGATACCTATTAAATTCTCGCAAATAAATTTAGATGTGCAGTCTTCACCACCGTTGCTGGGGCAGCATACGGAAGATGTTCTTAAAAATCTATTAAATATGAGCAGCCAGGAGATAAATCGGTTAAAAGAAAAGGGAGTTATTTGA
- the eif1A gene encoding translation initiation factor eIF-1A: MGKRKVISEEELKEMVYPSEGEVLGRVVKRLGSDLMVVKCADGKTRIGRIRGKLKRRIWVRDNDVVLVAPWDFKSDERGDIIWRYTIAQVDLLKSQGYLPLNL, from the coding sequence ATGGGAAAGAGGAAAGTGATAAGTGAAGAGGAGTTAAAGGAGATGGTCTATCCTAGTGAAGGGGAGGTACTTGGTAGAGTAGTTAAGAGGCTTGGAAGTGACCTTATGGTTGTTAAATGCGCTGATGGTAAAACTAGGATAGGTAGAATAAGAGGGAAGCTTAAGCGTAGAATATGGGTTAGGGATAATGATGTAGTCTTAGTAGCACCCTGGGACTTTAAGAGCGATGAGCGTGGAGATATCATCTGGCGCTACACGATAGCACAAGTAGACCTCCTAAAATCACAAGGGTATCTACCACTAAACCTCTGA
- a CDS encoding DNA topoisomerase VI subunit B encodes MAKRQTLFKEISPSEFFYRNRDLAGFSNPSRALYSATRELVENALDACEAAQILPDIFVRITSADLDGALADPKPYILKVQDNGPGVEPKYVPDAFARIFYGSKFQLKQSRGMFGMGATMAILYGQVTTNKPVLVTTSVDGEKAYTFEMMVNIHDNTPLVLNKSVKPALGKTGVSVQLTLEGDYSRAGLKIQEYFKQTALVTPYANILFIDPSGRLCFYERVTEKMPKPAKETLPHPLGIDLEALRRLLRESSESTLKKFLSKNFHRVGERIAEDFLRYAGLDPNKKPQDLTNDEITRLGSALHSYDKFLPPDSRCLSPLGEELLAAGIEKELQPEFVAVVQRPPSAYSGFPFIVEVGLAYGGKNVEPGLKLLRFANRIPLLYDEANDISWKVVNEEIDWKRYKIPQDAPLTIITHVCSTKVPYKTVGKEYLADRPELERELKNGLREVLRRLSTYLSRKSTLAFVKKKMNIYEKYLPLIARFSAELIGAPRPPNYRKLLKKSVEEPFVDESEKPIKEEKEVNYVEEAVRFEQRRLEEYSQ; translated from the coding sequence GTGGCTAAGAGACAGACTCTCTTCAAGGAGATATCGCCTAGCGAATTCTTCTACCGAAATAGAGATCTAGCTGGTTTCAGTAACCCAAGCAGAGCCCTCTACTCTGCAACGAGAGAGTTGGTTGAGAATGCGTTGGATGCGTGTGAGGCAGCGCAGATATTACCCGACATATTTGTGAGAATAACTTCTGCTGACTTAGACGGTGCTTTAGCAGACCCAAAACCCTACATACTGAAGGTCCAAGATAATGGTCCGGGTGTTGAGCCGAAGTATGTGCCAGACGCTTTTGCCCGCATATTCTACGGGAGTAAGTTTCAGCTTAAGCAGTCTAGAGGTATGTTTGGTATGGGTGCTACAATGGCAATCCTTTACGGACAAGTTACGACAAACAAGCCCGTTTTAGTTACGACTTCTGTAGATGGAGAAAAGGCGTACACATTTGAGATGATGGTCAATATACACGACAATACACCTCTTGTGCTTAACAAATCGGTCAAGCCGGCTCTCGGCAAAACAGGTGTATCTGTGCAGCTCACACTAGAAGGCGACTATAGTAGAGCTGGATTAAAGATACAGGAATATTTTAAGCAGACAGCGCTCGTAACACCCTATGCTAATATTCTCTTCATCGACCCAAGTGGTAGGCTCTGCTTCTATGAGCGGGTGACAGAGAAGATGCCGAAGCCAGCGAAAGAGACGCTCCCACACCCCCTTGGCATAGACCTAGAGGCTCTTAGGAGGCTGCTCAGAGAATCTAGTGAAAGCACGTTAAAGAAGTTTCTTTCAAAGAACTTTCACAGGGTTGGTGAGCGTATCGCGGAAGACTTTCTAAGATACGCTGGTCTAGACCCCAATAAGAAACCTCAAGATTTGACCAATGATGAGATAACTAGGCTTGGGAGTGCTCTACATTCATATGATAAATTCCTACCACCAGATTCTAGATGCCTTTCACCTTTAGGCGAGGAACTTCTTGCCGCAGGCATAGAAAAGGAATTGCAGCCTGAGTTTGTAGCGGTGGTGCAGAGACCTCCTTCTGCATACTCTGGCTTCCCATTTATCGTGGAGGTTGGTCTAGCATATGGTGGGAAGAATGTTGAGCCCGGGTTGAAGCTTCTTAGGTTCGCTAATAGAATCCCGCTTCTATATGATGAGGCTAACGATATATCTTGGAAGGTGGTTAACGAGGAGATAGACTGGAAGAGGTATAAGATTCCACAAGACGCGCCTCTAACTATCATAACGCACGTATGCTCAACGAAGGTGCCTTACAAGACCGTGGGAAAAGAGTATCTGGCAGACAGACCCGAACTTGAAAGAGAGTTAAAGAATGGGTTAAGGGAGGTCCTTAGAAGACTCAGCACCTACCTCTCCAGAAAGAGCACACTCGCTTTTGTCAAGAAGAAGATGAACATATACGAGAAGTATCTGCCCTTAATTGCAAGATTTTCGGCTGAGCTTATAGGGGCGCCTCGACCCCCTAACTATAGGAAGCTGCTTAAGAAGAGTGTAGAGGAGCCTTTTGTCGATGAAAGTGAGAAGCCAATTAAAGAAGAGAAAGAGGTTAATTACGTTGAAGAGGCGGTAAGATTTGAGCAGCGAAGGCTCGAAGAGTACAGCCAGTAG
- a CDS encoding (Fe-S)-binding protein, translated as MQQEPVSSLIKIMLALVDNMKKSGNPVGVSKDKLSSWARGVEQGNSSLVLCTGCEYQLIPYFLPLVDRVKKSGLVESKLLDFTLRLKGFGLDFVSLFASLSAKDSDYYNELVRKHLLLLRRVKEDIAFLPDELYPGTLLYEFGFLEEFVEHAKKVSKTFKERGVKTIITISPHSLEMFRLVYPSFVDGFDFEIVHYLELLTKYASNLRLAVKEPTSVTIHDPCHLARSMNIVEEPRAILNSVKGVELKEVPFAKKRWTTCCGAPIETFLPMLTEGISQKRVKELKESGSDIALTLCPFCHTNLRNASSTSGLKVMDFVDFLSRCIES; from the coding sequence TTGCAGCAAGAGCCGGTCTCATCGCTCATCAAAATAATGCTCGCTCTAGTTGATAATATGAAGAAGAGCGGGAATCCTGTAGGTGTTTCGAAAGATAAATTATCATCTTGGGCTAGAGGGGTAGAGCAAGGCAACAGCAGTTTGGTTTTATGTACTGGCTGTGAATATCAGCTCATCCCTTATTTTCTTCCTTTGGTTGATAGAGTGAAGAAGAGCGGATTGGTAGAGAGTAAGCTGTTAGACTTTACACTTAGGTTAAAGGGCTTTGGTCTTGATTTTGTGAGCTTATTTGCATCTTTGAGCGCAAAAGATAGCGACTATTATAATGAGTTGGTGCGTAAACATCTTCTACTGTTACGTAGAGTAAAAGAAGATATCGCTTTCCTACCCGACGAATTGTACCCTGGGACTCTACTTTACGAATTCGGTTTTCTTGAAGAGTTCGTGGAGCACGCGAAAAAGGTTTCGAAGACCTTTAAGGAGAGGGGTGTAAAGACAATCATCACGATTTCTCCTCACTCATTAGAGATGTTTAGATTGGTCTACCCTTCTTTTGTAGATGGGTTTGACTTTGAAATCGTCCATTACCTTGAGTTGCTTACAAAGTATGCTTCGAATCTGAGGCTAGCGGTCAAGGAACCTACTTCAGTTACGATACACGATCCTTGCCATCTAGCGAGGAGCATGAATATTGTAGAGGAGCCGCGAGCGATCCTGAACTCAGTAAAGGGTGTGGAATTAAAAGAAGTGCCTTTTGCAAAGAAGCGGTGGACTACCTGCTGTGGGGCGCCGATAGAGACCTTTCTACCGATGTTAACAGAGGGTATAAGCCAGAAGCGGGTAAAAGAACTGAAGGAGAGCGGCTCAGACATCGCCTTAACCCTTTGTCCATTCTGCCACACAAATCTAAGAAATGCTTCTTCGACCTCTGGTTTAAAGGTTATGGATTTTGTAGACTTCCTTAGCAGGTGTATAGAATCTTGA